The uncultured Methanomethylovorans sp. genome contains a region encoding:
- a CDS encoding DUF4130 domain-containing protein: MFLIIGFRTTVEGVLLTCLKLRQLPNAQLMFAEDLEELQRKIDFAGLETDLELVGFESAALTTELIARVFGKHWNHHVKFSSRKEPDPIHFIDLVLRHADCDPLELVRTLSLSEDVPSLFSGKMQLQQRCYRCMREVNLSYQRLCMFARPAFVRGILTVDIKPEHRIEDMFCRWLARKNPDLPVAVVHGDKAWIGNGHFVGLDRFIVVTSSFLGNLASMNVSDEVEELWDVYYDSQMIDRRRNKKQAKKFQPKTASSVSGMSMKDRYKVERGISPCKLGDFFEI; encoded by the coding sequence ATGTTCCTGATTATCGGCTTTAGGACAACTGTGGAGGGAGTGTTGCTCACCTGCCTGAAATTACGGCAGTTACCTAATGCACAACTTATGTTTGCTGAAGATCTGGAAGAACTGCAAAGGAAGATTGATTTTGCAGGACTCGAAACGGATCTTGAGCTTGTTGGTTTCGAATCGGCAGCATTAACCACAGAACTTATAGCACGTGTTTTTGGGAAGCACTGGAATCACCATGTAAAGTTCTCCAGCAGGAAAGAACCTGATCCGATCCATTTCATAGACCTGGTGCTCAGACATGCAGATTGTGACCCTTTAGAGCTTGTGAGGACTTTGAGCTTATCTGAGGATGTTCCGTCTCTCTTTTCAGGTAAGATGCAACTGCAACAGCGATGTTATCGCTGTATGCGGGAGGTAAATCTTTCCTATCAGAGGCTTTGCATGTTCGCAAGACCTGCTTTTGTGAGGGGAATACTTACAGTAGATATCAAGCCAGAACACCGGATAGAAGATATGTTCTGCAGGTGGCTGGCCAGGAAGAATCCAGACCTACCGGTGGCTGTGGTCCATGGGGATAAAGCGTGGATAGGTAATGGTCATTTTGTAGGTCTTGACAGGTTCATAGTCGTTACTTCTTCATTTCTGGGGAATTTGGCATCTATGAACGTATCGGATGAAGTGGAGGAACTATGGGATGTCTACTATGATTCCCAGATGATAGACCGCAGAAGAAATAAGAAGCAGGCTAAGAAGTTCCAGCCTAAAACTGCTTCTTCTGTTAGTGGCATGTCTATGAAAGACAGGTACAAGGTGGAACGGGGTATATCTCCCTGTAAACTGGGGGATTTCTTTGAAATATAA
- a CDS encoding ABC transporter ATP-binding protein, translating to MIEVNGLRKEYGEFVAVDQLSFNVEKGEIFGIVGPNGAGKTTTLKMLSGLVHPTAGSIRINGIDISVDPVRVKSTLGFLPEESPLYEGMYVEDYLLFFGELYDVDKHVARKRIHSLLTDLSLNAAGKRIGDLSKGMRRKVAIARSLINDPQLLIYDEPGSGLDPMTSRFITEYIRALKKSGKTIIFSAHNLYQMEKLCDRILIIKDGRQVTLGSASQIRKEHSRVLYRLEFMIEDIADLYVEGVKRLEDRFVLVTADISVVNDITGRVATNGGRIIEMRTIEPALEEVFLELMGVDLSRNDG from the coding sequence ATGATAGAAGTGAACGGCTTGAGAAAGGAATACGGTGAATTTGTTGCCGTGGACCAGTTAAGTTTCAATGTGGAAAAAGGCGAAATATTCGGTATTGTAGGTCCTAATGGTGCAGGTAAGACAACTACTCTGAAAATGCTCAGTGGCCTGGTACATCCTACAGCAGGTAGCATACGGATAAATGGTATCGATATTTCTGTGGACCCTGTACGAGTAAAATCTACCCTTGGATTCTTGCCGGAAGAATCTCCTCTTTACGAAGGCATGTATGTGGAAGATTACCTGCTTTTTTTCGGGGAGCTTTACGATGTAGACAAGCACGTTGCCAGAAAAAGGATACATTCTCTGCTTACTGACCTTTCGCTTAATGCAGCAGGTAAGAGGATCGGTGATCTTTCTAAGGGCATGCGCCGTAAGGTTGCTATCGCACGGTCTCTTATCAATGATCCACAACTTTTAATTTATGATGAACCAGGTTCAGGGCTTGACCCTATGACTTCCCGGTTCATAACTGAATATATCAGAGCTCTAAAGAAAAGTGGAAAGACCATCATTTTCAGTGCTCATAACCTGTATCAAATGGAAAAGCTTTGTGACAGGATCTTAATAATCAAAGATGGCAGGCAAGTAACTCTTGGATCAGCTTCACAGATACGGAAAGAACATTCCAGGGTGCTTTACAGGCTGGAGTTCATGATCGAAGATATTGCTGATCTGTACGTTGAAGGAGTAAAACGTCTTGAAGATAGGTTCGTGCTAGTGACAGCAGATATATCTGTTGTAAATGATATTACAGGGCGTGTAGCCACAAATGGTGGCAGAATTATAGAAATGCGTACTATAGAACCTGCTCTAGAAGAGGTCTTCCTCGAACTCATGGGAGTAGATCTTAGCCGTAATGATGGCTAA
- a CDS encoding radical SAM protein, whose product MKTPNEAHKTLTERMRYLASGTKYDSCNQSAVCHAFAPDGRCIQLYKTLLTNYCSGECTYCPNRCERDTPRVSLSPDEVVKITWSFYRRNAVEGLFLSSGVIGDAENTSEKQLEVARKLRAQGFQGYIHMRLMPGTPKYLLEEIADVANKFGVNAETTSSINYSEVCPNFDYSNDVLQRLKWTKELIIEKRKEVGYGGRIIGANDTQFVVGAADESDRDIVHTVNKFMDKFDLRRPYFMSFDPVADTPLEHNTPSPQWREVRLYQTSYLLKDYGLKAKDLDEIYTDTGFLKDQDPKILLAQSNTEIFPIDINNSSLQELLMVPGIGPVSASRIMQSRPINCEQELARMGVVITRARPYIKIKGRCQTNLSAFMEACS is encoded by the coding sequence GTGAAAACGCCAAATGAAGCCCATAAGACCCTCACAGAGCGTATGCGCTACTTGGCATCAGGCACTAAGTATGATAGTTGCAACCAGAGTGCTGTATGCCATGCTTTTGCTCCCGATGGCAGGTGTATCCAGCTTTACAAAACATTGCTCACTAATTATTGTTCAGGGGAGTGTACCTACTGTCCTAACAGATGTGAAAGAGATACTCCTCGTGTGTCATTGTCGCCGGATGAGGTCGTAAAGATTACATGGTCATTCTACAGACGAAATGCTGTGGAAGGCCTCTTCCTATCCTCCGGTGTAATAGGAGACGCTGAGAACACTTCCGAAAAACAGCTTGAGGTAGCCAGAAAATTGCGTGCTCAGGGTTTCCAGGGATACATACACATGAGGCTAATGCCAGGAACTCCGAAATACCTGTTGGAAGAGATAGCGGATGTAGCAAACAAATTCGGGGTCAATGCCGAAACAACGAGCAGTATCAACTATTCTGAGGTTTGTCCGAATTTCGACTACAGCAACGATGTCCTTCAGCGCCTGAAATGGACAAAGGAACTTATAATCGAAAAAAGGAAAGAAGTTGGTTATGGTGGTCGTATCATCGGAGCCAATGATACACAGTTCGTTGTGGGTGCCGCAGATGAATCTGATCGGGATATTGTGCACACTGTGAATAAGTTCATGGACAAATTCGATCTTCGAAGACCTTATTTTATGAGTTTCGATCCTGTAGCTGACACCCCTCTTGAACACAATACTCCTTCACCTCAATGGCGAGAGGTTAGGCTTTACCAGACATCTTACCTGCTTAAGGATTATGGGCTAAAGGCAAAGGATCTTGATGAAATATATACAGATACAGGTTTCCTGAAAGATCAGGACCCTAAGATCCTGCTTGCCCAATCCAACACTGAAATATTTCCTATAGATATCAACAATTCTAGCCTGCAGGAATTATTAATGGTCCCAGGAATTGGTCCTGTGAGTGCCAGCCGTATCATGCAATCCAGGCCGATTAACTGTGAGCAGGAACTTGCCCGTATGGGTGTGGTCATTACACGGGCAAGACCTTACATTAAGATCAAGGGTCGCTGTCAGACAAATCTTTCTGCATTCATGGAGGCATGTTCCTGA
- a CDS encoding TIM barrel protein has protein sequence MRELMNFSLHESDLSRFGNDWNKVESFLHSHGLEGVELFVDHTTLQDFPSGVVEGVHLPYWMGRHRAWVDENAFNGDMDENEKFFLFGGHDRQDVIGNFRNALKNASSLNAEYGVFHVAYVELDHVFTRDFGVSDIEVMDTTAEFLNESISVFPKGEPPVRLFLENLWWPGLNLLDTAATMHFVNSLEFDNWAFTLDTGHLMNAIMNCTEEKTAINSVLEVLGRYPENIIDRIEGMHFHCSLSGDYQMRIAREGVPEGYYDLSFHERLIAVMEHVSKIDQHMPFTDERCREIVNFVRPRFLTHEFETNSLSELEWKLRTQIQALHGGGE, from the coding sequence ATGCGAGAATTAATGAACTTCTCTCTTCATGAGAGCGATCTATCACGTTTTGGAAATGACTGGAACAAAGTGGAGTCTTTCTTGCACTCTCATGGACTGGAAGGTGTGGAACTTTTTGTTGATCATACCACTCTTCAGGATTTTCCTTCTGGGGTGGTTGAAGGTGTGCATTTGCCTTATTGGATGGGGAGGCACCGTGCATGGGTGGATGAGAACGCTTTCAATGGGGATATGGATGAAAATGAAAAGTTTTTCTTATTCGGAGGACATGACCGCCAAGATGTGATAGGGAATTTTAGAAATGCACTTAAGAATGCTTCTTCTCTTAATGCTGAATACGGGGTTTTCCATGTTGCTTATGTGGAACTGGACCATGTGTTCACCCGGGATTTCGGGGTATCTGATATAGAAGTTATGGATACTACAGCAGAGTTTCTCAATGAATCAATATCTGTTTTTCCAAAGGGAGAGCCACCTGTGAGACTTTTTTTAGAGAATCTGTGGTGGCCTGGCTTAAACCTGCTGGATACTGCTGCAACAATGCATTTTGTGAATTCCCTTGAATTCGATAATTGGGCTTTTACGCTTGACACAGGCCATTTGATGAATGCCATTATGAATTGTACTGAGGAAAAAACTGCAATTAATTCGGTCCTTGAGGTATTGGGCAGGTATCCGGAGAATATTATTGATAGGATAGAGGGTATGCATTTCCATTGCAGTCTTTCGGGTGATTATCAGATGCGGATAGCAAGAGAAGGAGTACCAGAGGGTTATTATGATCTTTCGTTCCATGAACGGCTTATTGCTGTCATGGAACATGTATCTAAAATAGATCAGCATATGCCTTTTACTGACGAAAGATGCAGGGAAATCGTGAATTTCGTCAGACCAAGGTTCTTGACTCATGAATTTGAAACTAACAGCTTATCTGAGCTGGAATGGAAGCTTAGAACACAAATACAGGCGTTGCATGGAGGCGGAGAGTAG
- a CDS encoding bacteriohemerythrin — MSLITWSDKYSVNIKEIDEQHKKLVGMINELHDAMMQAKSKEVSLAIINKMADYTKDHFSTEEKYMKQFGYPDYEAHKLSHEKFVEQVLEFKQGYENGKSGLSYDLLNFLKNWLVTHIQSSDKKYSALFNEKGLN; from the coding sequence ATGTCGCTTATAACCTGGTCTGACAAGTATAGTGTAAATATAAAAGAGATTGATGAACAGCACAAGAAACTGGTTGGAATGATCAACGAGCTCCATGATGCAATGATGCAGGCAAAGAGCAAAGAAGTATCTCTTGCTATCATCAATAAAATGGCTGATTATACAAAAGATCATTTTTCCACTGAAGAAAAATATATGAAACAGTTTGGATACCCAGATTATGAAGCACATAAACTCTCACACGAAAAATTCGTTGAACAGGTGCTTGAGTTCAAACAAGGATATGAAAATGGGAAATCTGGACTAAGCTATGATCTTCTAAATTTCCTCAAGAACTGGTTGGTCACTCATATACAATCCAGTGATAAAAAGTATTCAGCTCTATTCAATGAAAAGGGACTTAATTAA
- a CDS encoding helix-hairpin-helix domain-containing protein, whose amino-acid sequence MKYKDNIRSLNDIPGIGEKMTRRFIEHFGTEQNALEAILSGDVASISCMEGVGQRYAISLVQEVSSKMEGVKLQDFLKTREAMDIYERLLDIIKLFAHTGYAREKMHTFFPYPASRRDRIESIRNSVSQHIEHADILKGNEGFLCLLSGVKPLNLKQKPVRIRDRVILTTDPKRFEKAKRRFGDYLDVHLVSSLTDIVDSARGYSHVIATDDDLFSCELPEDVEIEIIADLEACEDWKIVPENEIFQVSRNLRVIESSIQVTRIIRISGMPFLQEVDDTTLNKLEKAIWMIDENGDVRGGIDPEIDRLAVILEGIDAAVASANAFANQELGNTLKESQLVLSGQDMLRMMHDSSELKSVLENQLRHNYVSVMEKARKNICTTLSLQKKEILLLDALFPQNISHPVEADRTQVTVLKQYVKERIAKRKIEHKRQVACSLMGLRETIQKMVKEVLDFDVGFTIGCFASEYGLSLPRLIEGTGIGLKNAENLFLKSRHGTVVPIDYTVGDTSFSPKEDNSRVVLLSGVNSGGKTSLLELLAQCIILTHMGFPVPAAAMEVGLTDGFYYFAKSKGTLDAGAFETTLIDFSVVSDGSGKIVLVDELESITEPGASARIISGILEMLSENEKSLAVFVSHLSELILENTQSNVRVDGIEASGLDCDLNLIVDRTPRYNYVARSTPELIVERLLRRTNGNEHVFYEKLKSKF is encoded by the coding sequence ATGAAATACAAAGACAACATACGTTCCTTGAATGATATCCCTGGCATCGGGGAAAAAATGACAAGACGTTTTATAGAACACTTCGGGACCGAGCAAAATGCCCTTGAAGCCATCCTTAGCGGTGATGTGGCAAGTATATCATGCATGGAAGGTGTGGGTCAGAGATATGCGATCTCCCTGGTACAGGAGGTAAGCTCCAAAATGGAAGGTGTCAAGTTGCAAGATTTCCTGAAAACCCGTGAGGCTATGGATATATATGAGAGATTACTGGATATTATCAAGCTGTTTGCCCATACAGGTTATGCCAGAGAGAAGATGCATACATTTTTTCCTTATCCTGCATCCAGAAGGGACAGGATCGAATCTATAAGGAATTCAGTGTCACAACATATCGAACATGCTGATATTCTCAAAGGAAACGAGGGTTTTTTATGTTTACTAAGTGGTGTGAAACCGCTAAATCTGAAACAGAAGCCCGTGAGAATAAGGGATCGGGTGATACTTACCACTGATCCCAAGAGGTTTGAAAAGGCAAAAAGGCGGTTTGGAGATTATCTGGACGTGCACCTTGTCAGTTCTCTCACTGATATCGTGGATTCAGCAAGGGGTTATTCTCATGTTATCGCAACAGACGACGACCTATTCTCCTGTGAATTACCTGAGGATGTAGAGATCGAGATAATTGCTGATCTGGAAGCTTGTGAGGACTGGAAGATCGTTCCTGAGAATGAGATCTTTCAGGTATCACGGAATCTGCGTGTCATAGAGAGTTCCATTCAGGTTACCCGGATAATCAGGATTTCGGGTATGCCATTCCTGCAGGAAGTGGATGATACAACTCTAAATAAATTGGAAAAAGCCATTTGGATGATAGATGAGAATGGCGATGTGAGGGGAGGGATAGACCCTGAGATAGACAGACTTGCAGTTATACTTGAAGGAATAGATGCTGCAGTAGCAAGTGCAAATGCCTTTGCAAATCAGGAGCTTGGAAACACTCTCAAGGAAAGCCAGTTAGTTCTCAGTGGTCAGGACATGCTAAGGATGATGCACGACAGCAGTGAACTAAAGTCAGTGCTGGAGAACCAATTGCGTCATAATTATGTTTCAGTGATGGAAAAAGCCAGGAAAAATATATGCACAACCCTTTCCCTACAAAAGAAAGAGATCCTTCTCCTGGATGCATTATTCCCCCAGAACATCAGCCATCCGGTAGAGGCTGACAGGACACAGGTAACTGTCCTGAAACAGTATGTAAAAGAGAGGATAGCGAAAAGAAAGATAGAGCATAAGAGGCAAGTAGCATGTTCACTTATGGGTCTTCGTGAGACTATCCAGAAAATGGTAAAAGAAGTCTTGGATTTCGATGTTGGCTTTACTATTGGATGCTTTGCTTCGGAGTATGGTCTTTCTCTTCCCAGGCTTATAGAAGGAACAGGAATAGGTTTAAAAAATGCAGAGAACCTGTTCCTTAAATCCAGGCATGGCACAGTGGTGCCAATAGATTACACTGTTGGTGATACATCTTTCAGTCCCAAAGAAGATAACAGCAGGGTAGTGCTTCTGAGCGGAGTGAATTCCGGGGGGAAGACATCACTATTGGAATTGCTGGCACAATGCATCATCTTGACTCACATGGGTTTTCCCGTACCTGCAGCAGCCATGGAGGTAGGGCTAACCGATGGTTTCTATTATTTTGCCAAATCCAAGGGTACTCTGGATGCAGGTGCATTTGAAACGACGCTAATCGATTTTTCAGTTGTTTCAGATGGTTCAGGCAAGATTGTGCTTGTGGATGAGCTTGAATCGATTACAGAGCCAGGTGCCTCTGCAAGGATTATATCGGGTATCCTGGAAATGTTGTCAGAGAACGAGAAAAGTCTGGCTGTATTCGTATCTCATCTGTCCGAGCTGATACTGGAAAATACTCAAAGCAATGTAAGAGTGGATGGCATCGAGGCAAGTGGTCTGGACTGTGACCTTAACCTAATCGTGGATCGTACTCCACGTTACAATTATGTTGCAAGGAGTACTCCTGAACTAATAGTAGAAAGGCTGCTGCGTAGAACTAATGGCAATGAACATGTCTTTTATGAGAAACTGAAAAGTAAATTCTGA
- a CDS encoding MarR family winged helix-turn-helix transcriptional regulator — protein MDQLRTQESIGRDVSHLFRSIRNFMGRQLEPYGIGDAQFPFLMLLLHEDGISQEYLATALKCDRATSARSTARLEDAGYVRRVVDPDDKRAYKVFLTEQGHDMRQIVWSVSSDLNDMLLEGFTDEEKLAFRNMIKKAGINISKCNQNRKTTNE, from the coding sequence ATGGATCAACTAAGAACACAGGAATCAATTGGCAGGGATGTATCCCACCTTTTCAGATCTATTCGGAACTTCATGGGTCGACAACTGGAACCTTATGGTATAGGCGATGCACAATTTCCCTTTCTAATGCTGCTACTACATGAAGATGGTATTAGCCAGGAATATCTTGCAACAGCTCTAAAATGTGATAGGGCAACTAGTGCAAGGTCCACAGCCCGTCTAGAGGATGCCGGATACGTACGCAGGGTTGTAGATCCTGATGACAAAAGGGCATACAAGGTATTTCTAACAGAACAGGGGCATGATATGAGACAAATCGTATGGTCTGTTTCAAGTGATCTGAATGACATGCTGCTGGAAGGTTTCACTGATGAGGAAAAGCTGGCTTTCAGAAACATGATCAAGAAAGCCGGAATAAATATTTCAAAATGTAATCAAAATAGGAAGACCACAAATGAATGA
- a CDS encoding adenosylcobinamide amidohydrolase translates to MNNVSSTDKSCNICQEGKNSTVEYLLELPAGEKVYRKDYSIVLKLPKGRRTLTTSWLNGGYREDLECIINNQIQRGIKKGEELEGGNVSAYLSLLASKLGFDPLKSSGMLTAANMKNVAIVNKGFRGLEVTAIVTGGVEINGGRVGDPSSYYQENGNHFPINGTINTILVINADLPEYAMSRVIMTATEAKTVALQELMVPSRYSQGIATGSGTDMIAVVSNMTSSLKLTDAGKHSKLGELIGKCIIEATKKALEKQSELTPISQCNVLLRLERFGVDEAYYWKVASHMAGENRKMRFLKDLRELALNPSLVAATAAITHIVDEVSWGLLPDTSARTMALALIRQLPHIMQSNQEPPEDLLSDYDSIVDNLVYMTAWLVKNSVMGDT, encoded by the coding sequence ATGAACAATGTTTCGTCCACGGATAAAAGCTGCAATATTTGTCAGGAAGGTAAAAATAGTACTGTCGAATATTTACTGGAGCTTCCAGCTGGCGAAAAAGTATACCGGAAGGATTATTCTATAGTTTTGAAGCTTCCCAAAGGCAGGCGTACTCTTACAACCTCATGGTTAAACGGAGGTTATCGTGAAGATCTGGAATGTATTATCAATAACCAGATCCAACGTGGTATAAAAAAAGGAGAGGAACTGGAAGGAGGAAACGTATCTGCTTATCTTTCCTTGCTTGCTTCAAAATTGGGCTTTGACCCACTAAAAAGTTCTGGAATGCTTACTGCTGCTAATATGAAGAACGTTGCTATAGTAAACAAGGGTTTCAGGGGTCTGGAAGTCACAGCTATTGTTACAGGCGGTGTGGAAATCAATGGTGGAAGAGTCGGCGATCCTTCTTCATATTATCAGGAGAATGGAAATCATTTTCCTATAAATGGAACTATCAATACTATTCTTGTAATAAATGCGGACCTGCCGGAATACGCAATGTCCCGTGTCATCATGACTGCCACGGAAGCAAAAACAGTAGCCTTGCAGGAATTAATGGTCCCTAGCAGATATTCTCAGGGCATTGCCACAGGTTCAGGCACGGATATGATCGCTGTTGTCAGTAATATGACAAGCTCGCTGAAGCTCACGGATGCAGGAAAGCATTCCAAGTTGGGTGAGCTTATAGGAAAGTGTATTATCGAGGCAACCAAAAAAGCACTTGAAAAGCAGTCAGAACTTACACCTATTTCCCAGTGCAATGTACTGTTAAGGCTTGAAAGATTCGGGGTGGACGAAGCGTATTACTGGAAAGTGGCTTCTCATATGGCAGGTGAGAATCGTAAAATGCGTTTCTTGAAAGACCTGAGAGAGTTGGCTCTTAACCCTTCGTTGGTAGCAGCCACGGCTGCAATTACACACATCGTAGATGAGGTTTCTTGGGGTTTGCTTCCTGATACTTCAGCCAGGACAATGGCTCTGGCTCTTATTCGGCAGCTTCCGCATATAATGCAAAGCAACCAAGAGCCACCCGAGGACTTGCTGAGCGATTATGATAGTATTGTTGATAACCTGGTTTACATGACAGCTTGGCTGGTGAAGAATAGTGTGATGGGAGATACATGA
- a CDS encoding ArsR family transcriptional regulator has product MSPSDNNEPQDLNNTERLKVFSALGSDTRLKMLEKLCEGEVHISELARELNISVPVAAKHATILEEAQLIERKVYGKTHVLKLNNKNIVSALDILAPTKSIEVTKGTTMLEALKKVAVVEVRQDSDFENVVSTNGEEGFFVYEVDGKLPDKTVKNCKFEKDVTVEWKKLEAVTKLKINIKVKDEE; this is encoded by the coding sequence ATGAGCCCATCTGATAACAATGAACCTCAAGACTTAAACAATACTGAACGTCTTAAGGTATTCAGTGCCCTGGGAAGTGATACACGCTTAAAGATGTTGGAAAAGCTGTGTGAGGGTGAGGTGCACATCTCTGAATTGGCAAGGGAGCTTAATATATCTGTTCCGGTTGCAGCGAAACATGCAACAATTCTCGAGGAAGCTCAACTAATAGAGCGCAAGGTGTATGGAAAAACCCATGTATTGAAGCTGAACAACAAGAATATTGTTTCCGCGTTGGACATTCTTGCACCTACGAAGAGTATAGAAGTAACTAAAGGTACAACTATGCTGGAAGCCTTGAAAAAGGTTGCTGTGGTGGAAGTCCGTCAGGACAGTGATTTTGAAAATGTAGTATCCACCAACGGCGAAGAAGGTTTCTTTGTGTATGAAGTGGACGGTAAACTTCCTGACAAAACCGTTAAAAACTGCAAGTTTGAAAAAGACGTAACAGTCGAATGGAAGAAACTCGAAGCAGTTACTAAGTTGAAGATCAATATCAAAGTAAAGGATGAAGAATAA
- a CDS encoding MATE family efflux transporter, whose translation MNENPVTSEDNKSGHMTAGVRTLMGDPKKAILKLGLPMILAMSVQTVYNLVDTFWVSGLGADSLAAIGFVFPFFMVMIALSTGLGVGAGSAISRKLGARDKAGADYVAVHSMVIMLVLSVLFTVPMLIFSKQIFMTVGAGKTTELAMDYGNIIFAGSFVLFFTNVAGAILRSEGNAKGAMNAMILGAVLNIILDPIFIYPLGMGMKGAAWATVLSMAITAVIMAKWLFLDNTTYVSFNFRDFIPNWDIIKDIFRVGLPATMQQVTMAMTMLIMNLVIIAVDNTDGVAVYTVGWRVVMIAIAPLIGMGTAVVTVSGFAYGEHSYEKLLDINSYSIKVGTAIEVVIAVLTFVFAPQIALAFTQAESAAHIMSDITTFLKIVCIFYPTTAMGLLSSSLFQGVGKGINSLITTIIRSLIFTPLFAFVFAFYLKMGLTGVWWGLLFGNVLGGLITYAWVYFYVRSLQKGSQKGVQVSR comes from the coding sequence ATGAATGAAAATCCAGTTACAAGTGAGGACAACAAATCAGGTCATATGACCGCAGGTGTCAGAACACTAATGGGTGACCCCAAAAAGGCAATCCTCAAATTAGGTCTACCTATGATACTTGCTATGTCTGTGCAGACAGTGTACAATTTGGTGGACACTTTCTGGGTATCTGGATTAGGAGCAGACTCACTTGCAGCAATTGGCTTTGTTTTTCCTTTCTTCATGGTGATGATCGCTCTGTCAACTGGTCTTGGGGTAGGGGCAGGTTCTGCGATTTCTAGAAAACTTGGTGCAAGGGACAAAGCTGGAGCTGATTATGTTGCTGTACATAGTATGGTCATCATGCTAGTACTATCAGTACTTTTCACTGTACCAATGCTGATTTTTTCAAAACAGATATTTATGACAGTTGGTGCAGGTAAAACTACAGAGCTTGCCATGGATTATGGAAACATTATTTTTGCTGGTAGTTTTGTGCTATTTTTCACTAACGTTGCAGGTGCGATACTACGTAGTGAAGGTAATGCCAAAGGAGCGATGAATGCGATGATTTTGGGTGCAGTGCTCAATATAATCCTTGATCCAATTTTCATATATCCTCTGGGAATGGGTATGAAAGGAGCTGCATGGGCAACTGTACTCTCAATGGCTATAACTGCTGTTATCATGGCAAAGTGGTTATTTTTGGATAATACTACATATGTTTCTTTTAATTTCCGTGATTTTATTCCAAATTGGGATATAATCAAAGATATTTTCAGAGTTGGTTTGCCAGCAACCATGCAACAAGTGACTATGGCCATGACAATGTTGATCATGAACTTAGTCATTATTGCAGTTGATAATACGGATGGTGTTGCTGTTTATACTGTAGGGTGGCGTGTAGTGATGATAGCTATAGCCCCTCTTATAGGAATGGGAACTGCAGTGGTCACTGTCTCAGGTTTTGCATACGGCGAACATTCCTATGAAAAATTATTGGATATTAACTCTTATTCTATAAAAGTGGGAACAGCTATTGAGGTGGTCATTGCAGTTCTTACTTTTGTTTTTGCACCCCAAATTGCATTAGCTTTTACACAAGCGGAATCCGCAGCACACATAATGAGTGACATCACTACATTTTTAAAAATTGTTTGTATATTCTACCCCACAACAGCTATGGGTTTGCTCTCTTCATCTTTATTCCAAGGAGTAGGCAAGGGAATAAATTCGCTGATAACTACCATAATACGTTCCCTTATATTCACTCCTCTGTTTGCTTTTGTGTTTGCTTTCTATCTTAAAATGGGTCTTACAGGCGTTTGGTGGGGCCTGCTATTTGGTAACGTGTTGGGCGGCCTCATTACTTATGCATGGGTATATTTTTACGTCCGCAGCCTGCAAAAAGGTAGCCAAAAGGGAGTCCAGGTTAGCAGATAA